From a single Larimichthys crocea isolate SSNF chromosome XIII, L_crocea_2.0, whole genome shotgun sequence genomic region:
- the usp45 gene encoding ubiquitin carboxyl-terminal hydrolase 45 isoform X2, with protein sequence MRLKDPFSLKAAEMTKRTNKPRKPRDEESSDEVSGLTCQHVSKAVDLSSVKKSVLSSVWLVCSECLKERTMIDGEPAASHDIVVCLKCGFQGCNQSGIQHAVKHHQAFHPESHCITISLSTWKAWCFECNEELSTHCNKKALAQTLDFLQKHSAKATSGASPKIIKLQEEPSDYTDPPKGKSPAINSTLVPVKGINNLGNTCFFNAVMQNLSQTHMLIDLIQEVKEKGYKLRICPPVETNLSPLTVTLPSPEPLTSAMFLFLQSMKEPGKGPLNPKILFNQLCQKAPRFKGYQQQDSQELLHYLMDSIRVEETKRVKAGILKAFNNPTEKTADEDTKRQVKAYGKEGVRMNFVDRIFVGELTNTIMCEECEHISTVKEAFIDISLPIIEERISKPSNPGRLGKGSREQDAHVTHSDQILSAAHSVNRNTRKLSGQQQTRRSSSSVEEKGAGCSAERPEEDGVAAGSARGVSVCKMAAAGSLSDGSERDSGAQDSSNDADSEASESEWAPRPASSSHSHGHMSTPSSTSTLTPSPTPLSASSPSSSSSTRQGGAVEQLVTAVSKVNLAFSSGDCSPAPHCFPEEQGETQSRDNLHHQHHQGAFQALSHSYTPSSKECSIQSCLHQFTSVELLMGNNKLLCESCTERRQKQLRKSSSADKKAEKIYTSARKQMLISSLPPVITLHLKRFHQAGMNLRKVNRHVDFPLILDLAPFCSASCKNLAAGERVLYSLYGIVEHSGSMRGGHYTAYVKVRAPQRKTEQHHRNLSGARDAGSSSQGQWVYISDTTVQTVPESRVLNSQAYLLFYEEML encoded by the exons TGAGGAGTCATCAGATGAAGTCAGTG gGCTGACTTGCCAGCATGTGAGTAAGGCAGTGGACCTGAGCTCAGTGAAGAAGTCAGTGCTGTCCAGCGTGTGGTTGGTGTGTTCTGAGTGCCTAAAGGAGAGGACTATGATCGATGGAGAGCCAGCAGCATCCCATGACATCGTGGTGTGCTTAAAGTGTGGTTTCCAG GGCTGTAACCAGTCAGGGATCCAGCATGCTGTCAAGCACCACCAAGCTTTCCATCCAGAGTCTCACTGCATCACTATCAGCCTGAGCACATGGAAGGCCTG GTGTTTTGAATGTAATGAGGAGCTATCCACTCACTGCAACAAAAAGGCTTTGGCTCAGACCCTGGACTTTTTACAAAAGCACTCTGCCAAGGCTACGTCAG GAGCGTCACCCAAGATCATCAAGTTGCAAGAGGAACCATCAGATTATACTGACCCACCTAAAGGGAAGAGTCCAGCTATCAACAGCACCTTGGTCCCTGTCAAAGGCATAAATAACCTTGGTAACACCTGCTTCTTCAACGCTGTCATGCAG AACCTGTCTCAGACACACATGCTCATCGACCTCATCCaggaagtgaaggagaaagGGTACAAGCTGAGGATCTGCCCCCCTGTCGAGACCAATCTG AGTCCACTGACAGTAACGCTGCCCAGTCCAGAGCCCCTGACTTCGGCCatgtttctcttcctccagaGCATGAAAGAACCAGGGAAAGGCCCGCTCAATCCCAAGATCCTCTTCAACCAGCTCTGCCAGAA ggcTCCACGCTTTAAGGGCTACCAACAACAAGACAGCCAGGAGCTTCTGCACTACCTAATGGACTCCATACGAGTAGAGGAAACTAAA agagTAAAAGCGGGAATCCTGAAGGCTTTCAACAATCCCACAGAGAAGACAGCAGACGAGGACACCAAACGCCAAGTCAAAG CATACGGGAAGGAAGGTGTGAGGATGAATTTTGTCGACCGCATCTTTGTAGGCGAGCTGACCAACACGATCATGTGCGAGGAGTGTGAGCAT ATCTCCACAGTGAAGGAGGCATTCATAGACATCTCTTTACCCATCATAGAGGAACGG ATATCGAAACCATCCAACCCCGGTCGGCTGGGGAAAGGCAGCCGGGAGCAGGACGCCCACGTGACTCACAGTGACCAGATTCTTTCTGCAGCACACTCTGTCAACAGAAACACCAGGAAGCTGAGCGGACAG CAGCAGACCAGGAGGTCTTCAAGCTCTGTGGAGGAAAAGGGAGCCGGCTGCAGCGCAGAGCGGCCAGAGGAGGACGGGGTAGCTGCTGGATCAGCCCGCGGTGTCTCAGTTTGCAAGATGGCTGCTGCCGGCAGCCTATCAGATGGCAGTGAAAGAGACTCAGGTGCTCAGGACAGCAGCAATGACGCTGACAGCGAGGCCTCAGAGAGCGAGTGGGCCCCACGGCCCGCCTCCTCCAGTCACAGCCACGGTCACATGTCTACCCCGTCGTCCACTTCCACCCTCACTCCATCTCCTACgcccctctctgcctcctctccttcGTCGTCATCCTCTACAAGGCAAGGTGGTGCCGTAGAGCAGCTAGTTACAGCAGTGTCTAAAGTCAACCTTGCATTCTCTTCTGGGGACTGCTCTCCTGCCCCACACTGTTTTCCAGAGGAGCAGGGGGAAACGCAGTCACGAGATAACCTccaccatcaacaccaccaGGGGGCCTTCCAGGCACTGTCACATAGTTACACACCCAGCTCCAAGGAGTGCTCCATCCAGTCGTGCCTCCACCAGTTTACCTCTGTGGAACTGCTGATGGGCAACAACAAGCTGCTGTGCGAGAGCTGCACTGAACGCAGACAGAAACAGCTGCGCAAGAGCAGCTCAGCCG ACAAGAAGGCGGAAAAGATTTACACCAGCGCTCGGAAGCAAATGCTGATATCCTCGCTTCCTCCTGTCATCACATTACATCTTAAACGCTTCCATCAG gCAGGGATGAACTTACGAAAAGTGAACCGTCATGTTGACTTTCCCCTCATCTTGGATCTGGCTCCATTCTGTTCAGCATCCTGCAAG aaTCTGGCAGCCGGTGAGCGTGTCCTCTACAGCCTGTATGGGATTGTCGAACATAGTGGCTCAATGCGGGGGGGCCACTACACTGCATATGTAAAAGTGCGTGCTCCCCAGAGGAAGACAGAGCAGCACCATCGGAACCTGTCAG gtgcgAGGGATGCCGGCAGCAGCTCCCAGGGCCAGTGGGTGTACATCAGTGATACCACCGTTCAGACGGTACCAGAGTCAAGGGTTCTCAACTCTCAGGCATATCTGCTCTTCTACGAGGAGATGCTCTAA
- the usp45 gene encoding ubiquitin carboxyl-terminal hydrolase 45 isoform X1, with the protein MRLKDPFSLKAAEMTKRTNKPRKPRDEESSDEVSGLTCQHVSKAVDLSSVKKSVLSSVWLVCSECLKERTMIDGEPAASHDIVVCLKCGFQGCNQSGIQHAVKHHQAFHPESHCITISLSTWKAWCFECNEELSTHCNKKALAQTLDFLQKHSAKATSGASPKIIKLQEEPSDYTDPPKGKSPAINSTLVPVKGINNLGNTCFFNAVMQNLSQTHMLIDLIQEVKEKGYKLRICPPVETNLSPLTVTLPSPEPLTSAMFLFLQSMKEPGKGPLNPKILFNQLCQKAPRFKGYQQQDSQELLHYLMDSIRVEETKRVKAGILKAFNNPTEKTADEDTKRQVKAYGKEGVRMNFVDRIFVGELTNTIMCEECEHISTVKEAFIDISLPIIEERISKPSNPGRLGKGSREQDAHVTHSDQILSAAHSVNRNTRKLSGQKQQTRRSSSSVEEKGAGCSAERPEEDGVAAGSARGVSVCKMAAAGSLSDGSERDSGAQDSSNDADSEASESEWAPRPASSSHSHGHMSTPSSTSTLTPSPTPLSASSPSSSSSTRQGGAVEQLVTAVSKVNLAFSSGDCSPAPHCFPEEQGETQSRDNLHHQHHQGAFQALSHSYTPSSKECSIQSCLHQFTSVELLMGNNKLLCESCTERRQKQLRKSSSADKKAEKIYTSARKQMLISSLPPVITLHLKRFHQAGMNLRKVNRHVDFPLILDLAPFCSASCKNLAAGERVLYSLYGIVEHSGSMRGGHYTAYVKVRAPQRKTEQHHRNLSGARDAGSSSQGQWVYISDTTVQTVPESRVLNSQAYLLFYEEML; encoded by the exons TGAGGAGTCATCAGATGAAGTCAGTG gGCTGACTTGCCAGCATGTGAGTAAGGCAGTGGACCTGAGCTCAGTGAAGAAGTCAGTGCTGTCCAGCGTGTGGTTGGTGTGTTCTGAGTGCCTAAAGGAGAGGACTATGATCGATGGAGAGCCAGCAGCATCCCATGACATCGTGGTGTGCTTAAAGTGTGGTTTCCAG GGCTGTAACCAGTCAGGGATCCAGCATGCTGTCAAGCACCACCAAGCTTTCCATCCAGAGTCTCACTGCATCACTATCAGCCTGAGCACATGGAAGGCCTG GTGTTTTGAATGTAATGAGGAGCTATCCACTCACTGCAACAAAAAGGCTTTGGCTCAGACCCTGGACTTTTTACAAAAGCACTCTGCCAAGGCTACGTCAG GAGCGTCACCCAAGATCATCAAGTTGCAAGAGGAACCATCAGATTATACTGACCCACCTAAAGGGAAGAGTCCAGCTATCAACAGCACCTTGGTCCCTGTCAAAGGCATAAATAACCTTGGTAACACCTGCTTCTTCAACGCTGTCATGCAG AACCTGTCTCAGACACACATGCTCATCGACCTCATCCaggaagtgaaggagaaagGGTACAAGCTGAGGATCTGCCCCCCTGTCGAGACCAATCTG AGTCCACTGACAGTAACGCTGCCCAGTCCAGAGCCCCTGACTTCGGCCatgtttctcttcctccagaGCATGAAAGAACCAGGGAAAGGCCCGCTCAATCCCAAGATCCTCTTCAACCAGCTCTGCCAGAA ggcTCCACGCTTTAAGGGCTACCAACAACAAGACAGCCAGGAGCTTCTGCACTACCTAATGGACTCCATACGAGTAGAGGAAACTAAA agagTAAAAGCGGGAATCCTGAAGGCTTTCAACAATCCCACAGAGAAGACAGCAGACGAGGACACCAAACGCCAAGTCAAAG CATACGGGAAGGAAGGTGTGAGGATGAATTTTGTCGACCGCATCTTTGTAGGCGAGCTGACCAACACGATCATGTGCGAGGAGTGTGAGCAT ATCTCCACAGTGAAGGAGGCATTCATAGACATCTCTTTACCCATCATAGAGGAACGG ATATCGAAACCATCCAACCCCGGTCGGCTGGGGAAAGGCAGCCGGGAGCAGGACGCCCACGTGACTCACAGTGACCAGATTCTTTCTGCAGCACACTCTGTCAACAGAAACACCAGGAAGCTGAGCGGACAG AAGCAGCAGACCAGGAGGTCTTCAAGCTCTGTGGAGGAAAAGGGAGCCGGCTGCAGCGCAGAGCGGCCAGAGGAGGACGGGGTAGCTGCTGGATCAGCCCGCGGTGTCTCAGTTTGCAAGATGGCTGCTGCCGGCAGCCTATCAGATGGCAGTGAAAGAGACTCAGGTGCTCAGGACAGCAGCAATGACGCTGACAGCGAGGCCTCAGAGAGCGAGTGGGCCCCACGGCCCGCCTCCTCCAGTCACAGCCACGGTCACATGTCTACCCCGTCGTCCACTTCCACCCTCACTCCATCTCCTACgcccctctctgcctcctctccttcGTCGTCATCCTCTACAAGGCAAGGTGGTGCCGTAGAGCAGCTAGTTACAGCAGTGTCTAAAGTCAACCTTGCATTCTCTTCTGGGGACTGCTCTCCTGCCCCACACTGTTTTCCAGAGGAGCAGGGGGAAACGCAGTCACGAGATAACCTccaccatcaacaccaccaGGGGGCCTTCCAGGCACTGTCACATAGTTACACACCCAGCTCCAAGGAGTGCTCCATCCAGTCGTGCCTCCACCAGTTTACCTCTGTGGAACTGCTGATGGGCAACAACAAGCTGCTGTGCGAGAGCTGCACTGAACGCAGACAGAAACAGCTGCGCAAGAGCAGCTCAGCCG ACAAGAAGGCGGAAAAGATTTACACCAGCGCTCGGAAGCAAATGCTGATATCCTCGCTTCCTCCTGTCATCACATTACATCTTAAACGCTTCCATCAG gCAGGGATGAACTTACGAAAAGTGAACCGTCATGTTGACTTTCCCCTCATCTTGGATCTGGCTCCATTCTGTTCAGCATCCTGCAAG aaTCTGGCAGCCGGTGAGCGTGTCCTCTACAGCCTGTATGGGATTGTCGAACATAGTGGCTCAATGCGGGGGGGCCACTACACTGCATATGTAAAAGTGCGTGCTCCCCAGAGGAAGACAGAGCAGCACCATCGGAACCTGTCAG gtgcgAGGGATGCCGGCAGCAGCTCCCAGGGCCAGTGGGTGTACATCAGTGATACCACCGTTCAGACGGTACCAGAGTCAAGGGTTCTCAACTCTCAGGCATATCTGCTCTTCTACGAGGAGATGCTCTAA